The Novosphingobium sp. Gsoil 351 genome contains the following window.
ACCCCCCCAACACCGGTTCGCTCCAGAAGCGGATGATCCTGATCGCGGCGGCGTGGATCAGCGTACTGCTGCTCGGCGGCGGCCTGCTGCTCGACCGCACCCTGACCGGCCTTGTCACCCGCAACTTCGACGAGCAGCTCGGCTACATGCTCACCGCGATGGTCGCTTCGGCCGAAATCGGCCCCGATGGCGAGGTGTTCTTCAATCGCCCGCTGGGCGACCAGCGCTTCCTCGAGCCCAACAGCGGGCTCTATTGGCAGATCAGCGGCCGGGGCCACGACGATTTCCCTTCGCGTTCGCTGTGGGACCGCAGCCTGGCGGTGCGGCTCGACCATTTCGACAGCCAGCCGCACGTCTACGATTCGGATCAGTTCAAGGGTGAGAAACTCCGGGTGATGGAGCGCTCGATCATCCTGCCCGGCAGCGACACCAAGTGGTGGTTCACAGTCGCGGCGGCGCGCGAAGAAATGGATTCCCAGATTCGCCGGATCCGCTCGATCGTCATCTGGAGCTTCGTCGTCCTCGGACTGGGATTGATGGGCATGGCGACCTTGCAGACCTGGTACGGACTCGGCCCGCTGCGCCGGGTGCGCCGCGCGATCGCGAACATGCGTAGCGGCGGGGCAAACCGGGTGACCGAGCCGCTGCCACTCGAGGTCCAGCCGATGGTCGAGGAACTGAACGGCCTGCTCGCGCACGTCGAGCGTCAGGCCGAGGAAGCGCGGACGCACGCGGGAAACCTCGCCCACGCGCTCAAAACCCCGCTCACGGTGGTGATGAATGCGGCGACCGCCAAGGCTCCCGATCTTGCCGACACCACGATCCGCGAAGCCGCGGTGATGCGCCGCCAGGTCGATCACCACCTCGCTCGCGCTCGGGCGGTCGGCCGGCGCGCGGTCGGCCACAGCCGCGCGGTGGTTTGGGAAAGCGCCGAAGCCGTCGTCCGCTCGGTCGCCCGACTCTATCAAGAGGTCCGCCTCGATCTCGACGGAGACCGTCATGCGGCGGTCAGCATCGAACGCCAGGACCTCGACGAAATCCTCGGCAACCTGATCGAGAACGCCGCCAAGTATGGCGGCGGCAGCGTGTTCGTCACTGTCTGCGCGGCGGGCGCCGACCCGCGCTTCTGCGAAATCTGGGTCGAGGACGACGGTCTCGGCATACCCGAAGAAGAACGCATCCGCATCTTCGACCGCGGCGCCCGGCTCGACACCGGCAAGCCGGGTACCGGTCTTGGCCTCGCGATCGTGCGCGACGTGGCGGAAATCTATGGCGGCTCGGTAGAGCTCGACGAGAGCGAGGATCTGGGCGGGCTGCTGGTGAAGCTGCGGCTGCCGCGGGCGGGCTAAGGCTCAGCCAGACGCTGCATTCCGGTGATGTCGGATCACCTCGTCGATGATGAAGCGGAGGAATTTCTCGGTAAATTCCGGATCGAGATCAGCTTCCTCGGCCAATTTGCGCAAGCGCGCGATTTGGCGCTCCTCGCGCCCGGGGTCTGACGGTGGCAGGGCATTCTCGGCCTTGTAGCGGCCAACCGCCTGGGTGGTGCGGAAGCGTTCGGCCAGGATATGGACCAGCGCGGCGTCGAAGTTGTCGATGCTGCGGCGAAAGCCGGCAAGCACCGGATCGGGCGAGGACATATCGTCGGCCATTGCACCGCGCTAGCATGAGGATTGCTGAACCGCCAAGGCCAGCTTTGCACTTGCCTTGAGCGGGGGCCGGGGCCAAACGCGGCCCGATGAGCGCGACGATCCTGCCTTTCGCCCCTGCGCGCGATCCGTCGCTCGATCCGCTGATAGGTTTGGTCGCCACCGGGATGAACAGCGTCAACGCGGTGATCCTCGACCGGATGCAGAGCCGCATCCCGTTGATTCCCGCGCTCGCCGGGCACCTGATCGCGGGCGGGGGCAAACGGCTGCGGCCGATGCTGACGCTCGCCAGCGCGGCGCTGCTCGATTACGCGGGTGCGCGGCACTACAAGCTCGCCGCCACGGTCGAATTCATCCACACCGCCACGCTGCTTCACGACGACGTCGTCGATGGCTCCGAGCTGCGCCGGGGCAAGGCCGCGGCCAACATCATCTTCGGCAATCCCGCGACGGTGCTTGTGGGCGACTTCCTGTTCAGCCGCGCGTTCGAGCTGATGGTCGAGGACGGCAGCCTCAAGGTGCTGAAGATACTCAGCCACGCCAGCGCGGTGATTGCCGAGGGTGAAGTCGATCAGCTCACCGCGCAGCGCCAGATCGCGACCAGCGAGGAGCGCTATCTCGACATCATCGGCGCCAAGACCGCCGCGCTATTCGCCGCCGCCTGCCGGATCGCCGCTGTGGTCGCCGAGCGCCCCGAGGCGGACGAGACCGCGCTCGACGACTATGGGCGCAACCTGGGCATCGCGTTCCAGCTGGTCGACGACGCGATCGACTACGATTCGGATGCCGACACGATGGGCAAGGGCCGCGGCGATGACTTCCGCGAAGGCAAGATGACTTTGCCGGTAATCCTCGCCCACGCCCGGGGCGACGAGGAGGAGCGCAAGTTCTGGCGCGCCGCGATCGGAGGGCACCGCACCTCGGACGACGACCTCGCTCACGCCATTGCGCTGATCAATCGCCACGACGCGGTCGGGGCCACCCGCGACCGCGCTCGCCATTTCGCCCAGCGCGCAATCGACGCGATCGCGGGCTTCCCAGCAAGCGCGGCGCGCGCGGCGATGATCGAGGCGGCGGAATTCGCGGTGGCGCGGCGGTATTGATACTGGTGTTGCGCGCGATGTCTCGACTTCGCTCGACGTGAGCGGGGTTTGGGTTGAAGACTGAAGCATCAAACAAGAGCCGCTCGTGTCGAGCGAAGTCGAGACACGCCGCGCCATGAGCGACCTTCCGATCCAAGCGGCCCTGCCCAAACTTCTCGCGGCCTTGCGCGACCAATCCTGCGCGGTCCTCATCGCCCCGCCAGGCGCGGGCAAGACAACCGCCGTGGCCCCCGCTCTGCTCGACGAGCCGTGGTGCACCGGCACGATAATCCTGCTGAGCCCGCGCCGCGTGGCCGCCCGCGCCGCCGCCGAACGCATGGCGGAACTTGCGGGCGAGCAGGCGGGCGAGACGGTCGGCTATCTGACCCGGCTCGACAGCAAGCGTTCGGCCCGCACCCGGATTGTGGTGATGACCGAGGCGATCTTCGTTTCGACCATACTCGCGGATCCCGACCTTGCCGGAGTCTCCTCGGTACTGTTCGACGAGGCGCACGAACGTCATCTCGACAGCGATCTCGGGCTGGCGCTGGCGATCGAGAGCCAGGCGGTGTTGCGCCCCGATCTGCGGCTGCTGGTGATGTCGGCAACGATCGACGGTGCGCGGTTTACCGAGCTGCTGGGCCACGCGCCGCTGATCGAAAGCGAAGGCCGGGCGCACCCGCTGGCGATCCGTTGGCTCGGCGCGCGGCCCGAGCAGCGCGTCGACGAGGCGATGGCGGGTGCGCTAGCGCTGGCGTGGCGCGAGGAGGGAGGTGACATCTTAGCGTTCCTGCCCGGCGTGCGGGAGATCGAGCGCACCGCCGAGCGGCTGGGCGAACGTCTACCCGAGGCGCTGGTGCTGCCGCTCCACGGCCAGGTCGATTCGGCGGGTCAGCGGGCTGCGATCCGTCGTCACGATCGCCGCCGGATCGTACTTGCCACGAACATCGCCGAAACCAGCCTGACCCTCGATGGCGTGAGTGTGGCGGTCGATTCCGGTCTGACCCGGCGCGCCGAATTCGACGTCGCCGCCGGTCACACTAGGCTGGCGACGCGCCCGGCGAGCCGCGCCTCGGCCGACCAACGTGCAGGTCGCGCGGCACGGCAGGGGCCGGGGAAAGCGTATCGTTTGTGGACCGAGGCCGCGCACCCCGGTCGCGCGGCGTTCGATCCGCCTGAGATCGCACTCGCCGACCTGGCGCCGTTGGCGCTGGCGTTGGCACAGTGGGGGACGCACGATCCCTCAGCTCTGGCGTGGCTCGATCAGCCCCCCGCCACCGCTTTCGCCGCGGCGCAGAACCGGCTCCGCGAACTCGCTGCGCTCGACGGGGAAGGGCGGATCACCGCGCACGGGCGTCTGCTTTCGAGACTTCCGCTGGACCCGCCGCTCGCGCACATGTTGTTATGGGCGGCGGAGCGAGGGGCCGAGGGCGAGGCCGCCGAACTGGCCCTGCTGCTACAGGAGCGCGGGCTGGGCGGTCGGGGGAAGATCTCGAGGCGCGGCTCGCGCGTTGGCGGGGGGATCGGTCGCCGCGAGCCAAGGCCTCGCGCGATCTCGCCGCGCGGTGGGCCAGTTCGGCGAGGGGTTTGTTGCACGCGGGCGCACGCAGCCAGCTCCCTACCGGCATCCTCCTCGCTGCCGCCTATCCTAGCAACCTCGCCCGCCGCCGTTCGCCATCGGGCGAGGATTGGCTGTCCGCCTCGGGCCGCGGGTTTCGCCTCGATCCTGCTTCGCCACTCGCTCGCGCCGAGTGGCTGGCGATCGGCGATGCCCAAGGCGAGGCCAAAGGTGCGCGGATCATGGCGGCGGCGGCGCTCGATCCCGCGGAAGTCGAGGCCTTGCTGGGCGACCGTATCGAGCGACGCGCGACGCTCCGCTGGAATGCCGACGAGGGCCGGGTCGAGGCGCGGCTAGAGCGGCGGATCGGGACGATCGTGCTGGGCAGCGCACCCGACCCCGCGCCCGACGCGGCGGCGGTCCTCGCGCTGCTC
Protein-coding sequences here:
- a CDS encoding HAMP domain-containing sensor histidine kinase, encoding MILIAAAWISVLLLGGGLLLDRTLTGLVTRNFDEQLGYMLTAMVASAEIGPDGEVFFNRPLGDQRFLEPNSGLYWQISGRGHDDFPSRSLWDRSLAVRLDHFDSQPHVYDSDQFKGEKLRVMERSIILPGSDTKWWFTVAAAREEMDSQIRRIRSIVIWSFVVLGLGLMGMATLQTWYGLGPLRRVRRAIANMRSGGANRVTEPLPLEVQPMVEELNGLLAHVERQAEEARTHAGNLAHALKTPLTVVMNAATAKAPDLADTTIREAAVMRRQVDHHLARARAVGRRAVGHSRAVVWESAEAVVRSVARLYQEVRLDLDGDRHAAVSIERQDLDEILGNLIENAAKYGGGSVFVTVCAAGADPRFCEIWVEDDGLGIPEEERIRIFDRGARLDTGKPGTGLGLAIVRDVAEIYGGSVELDESEDLGGLLVKLRLPRAG
- a CDS encoding polyprenyl synthetase family protein; amino-acid sequence: MSATILPFAPARDPSLDPLIGLVATGMNSVNAVILDRMQSRIPLIPALAGHLIAGGGKRLRPMLTLASAALLDYAGARHYKLAATVEFIHTATLLHDDVVDGSELRRGKAAANIIFGNPATVLVGDFLFSRAFELMVEDGSLKVLKILSHASAVIAEGEVDQLTAQRQIATSEERYLDIIGAKTAALFAAACRIAAVVAERPEADETALDDYGRNLGIAFQLVDDAIDYDSDADTMGKGRGDDFREGKMTLPVILAHARGDEEERKFWRAAIGGHRTSDDDLAHAIALINRHDAVGATRDRARHFAQRAIDAIAGFPASAARAAMIEAAEFAVARRY
- a CDS encoding chorismate mutase — its product is MADDMSSPDPVLAGFRRSIDNFDAALVHILAERFRTTQAVGRYKAENALPPSDPGREERQIARLRKLAEEADLDPEFTEKFLRFIIDEVIRHHRNAASG